In the genome of Deinococcus deserti VCD115, one region contains:
- a CDS encoding 2-oxoglutarate dehydrogenase E1 component encodes MTQSQTIMSGGNAAFIEGLYEAYLQDPQSVDAQWRTYFEELRGGAQETVHSAVQQAFYNLGTQRRGAAVVPAPRGVSGAAQAAGALITAYRVYGHISARTNPLKMRGLPVVPELTPEYYGLSQADLNEHVHDGVFNAPLRDVIQQLQDTYCGSIGFEYSYLPANERAWFQERVEANRGRPSYSAEERRRIMVKLNAAEGLELYLKNRYPGVKRFGLEGGESFIPLMDRIIQEAGRLGVKETVVGMAHRGRLNTLVNIFGKPSGVLFDEFDGKKKISDDPDVAGDVKYHMGYSSDVRTPGGPMHMALAFNPSHLEIVSPVVHGSVRARQDRRQDTERRQVLPITIHGDAAVSGQGVVMETLNLSRLRGFATGGAIRIVINNQVGFTISDPRDTRSSRYCTDVAKIGNAPVLHVNGDDPEAVTFCGDLALAYRQEFGKDIFIDLICFRRNGHNEGDEPRMTQPIMYREIDKHPGTRALYAAQLEREGILKPGEGEELVLRFRDQLDRGETVVEEMENLEQSALKVDWDMYDNVKWDDEVSTAVPREKLQELGLKLTQVPEGFKVHRTIERTVLKPREAMARGEQPLDWGMGEMLAYATLLDEGFGVRLVGQDSGRGTFVHRHAVLHDQDAHDPMNEEYMALAHLREGQGRVEVIDSTLSEEAVMAFEYGYSTSEPKALVAWEAQFGDFANGAQAVIDQFLAAGESKWQRLSGLTLLLPHGYEGAGPEHSSARLERYLQLCAQKNMQVVVPSSSAQIFHLLRRQVLRPYRKPLIVMTPKNLLRNKRAMSPLTDLAEGRFHEVIGDAEVTRARRVVISSGKLHWDLVEARDTDAEGYAGTALIRLEQLYPFPGQQLRAELAKHPGAQVIWAQEEPENQGAWLMIWEDLEKSLQEGQKLGWATRPRSASTAAGYTSVHLKEQAAVISAALGEKITPLEEAKSAPNAGVQS; translated from the coding sequence ATGACGCAGTCTCAGACCATCATGTCCGGCGGGAACGCGGCCTTTATTGAAGGGCTGTACGAGGCCTACCTGCAGGACCCGCAAAGTGTGGATGCCCAGTGGCGCACCTACTTCGAAGAGCTGCGCGGTGGTGCCCAGGAAACGGTGCACTCGGCCGTGCAGCAGGCTTTCTATAACCTGGGCACCCAGCGCAGAGGCGCAGCTGTGGTTCCGGCCCCCAGGGGCGTCAGCGGCGCGGCGCAGGCTGCCGGCGCGCTGATCACCGCCTACCGGGTGTACGGGCACATCAGTGCACGCACCAACCCGCTGAAGATGCGTGGCCTGCCGGTGGTGCCCGAACTGACCCCCGAGTACTACGGTCTGTCACAGGCGGATCTCAACGAGCATGTACACGACGGAGTATTCAATGCGCCGCTGCGTGACGTCATCCAGCAGCTGCAGGACACGTACTGCGGATCCATCGGCTTTGAGTACAGCTACCTGCCTGCCAACGAGCGTGCGTGGTTCCAGGAGCGCGTCGAGGCCAACCGCGGCCGCCCCAGCTACTCCGCCGAAGAGCGCCGCCGCATCATGGTCAAGCTGAACGCCGCTGAGGGCCTGGAGCTGTACCTGAAAAACCGTTACCCCGGTGTCAAGCGCTTTGGTCTGGAAGGCGGCGAGTCGTTTATTCCCCTGATGGACCGCATCATTCAGGAAGCCGGGCGCCTGGGCGTCAAGGAAACGGTCGTGGGCATGGCGCACCGCGGCCGCCTCAATACGCTGGTCAACATCTTCGGCAAGCCCTCGGGAGTGCTGTTCGACGAGTTCGACGGCAAGAAGAAGATCAGCGACGATCCGGACGTCGCCGGTGACGTGAAGTATCACATGGGCTACTCCAGTGACGTGCGCACGCCCGGCGGGCCTATGCACATGGCGCTGGCCTTCAACCCCAGCCACCTTGAAATCGTGTCTCCGGTGGTTCACGGCAGTGTGCGCGCCCGCCAGGACCGCCGCCAGGACACCGAGCGCCGTCAGGTGCTGCCGATCACCATCCACGGGGACGCAGCTGTCAGCGGCCAGGGCGTGGTCATGGAGACGCTGAACCTTTCACGTCTGCGCGGCTTTGCAACCGGTGGAGCCATCCGCATCGTGATCAACAATCAGGTCGGCTTTACCATCAGCGACCCCCGTGACACCCGCAGCAGCCGCTACTGCACCGACGTCGCCAAGATCGGCAACGCGCCGGTACTGCACGTCAACGGTGATGACCCCGAGGCCGTGACCTTCTGCGGTGACCTGGCGCTGGCCTACCGCCAGGAATTCGGCAAGGACATCTTTATCGACCTGATCTGCTTCCGCCGCAACGGCCATAACGAAGGCGACGAGCCGCGCATGACCCAGCCGATCATGTACCGCGAGATCGACAAGCATCCCGGTACGCGGGCACTGTACGCCGCGCAGCTGGAGCGCGAGGGCATCCTGAAACCCGGTGAGGGTGAGGAACTTGTGCTGCGCTTCCGCGACCAGCTCGACCGCGGCGAAACTGTGGTCGAGGAGATGGAAAACCTCGAACAGAGTGCCCTGAAAGTCGACTGGGACATGTACGACAACGTCAAGTGGGACGACGAGGTCAGCACTGCGGTACCCAGGGAGAAGCTGCAGGAGCTGGGCCTGAAACTGACCCAGGTGCCCGAGGGCTTCAAGGTTCACCGCACCATCGAGCGCACCGTGCTCAAGCCCCGCGAGGCAATGGCACGCGGTGAGCAGCCGCTGGACTGGGGCATGGGCGAGATGCTGGCCTACGCCACGCTGCTCGACGAGGGCTTCGGCGTGCGGCTGGTCGGTCAGGACTCCGGGCGGGGAACGTTTGTACACCGTCATGCCGTGCTGCACGACCAGGACGCCCATGATCCCATGAACGAGGAATACATGGCCCTGGCGCACCTGCGCGAAGGCCAGGGCCGCGTGGAGGTTATCGACTCCACGCTCTCTGAAGAGGCCGTGATGGCCTTTGAATATGGCTACAGCACCTCCGAGCCCAAGGCGCTGGTGGCCTGGGAAGCGCAGTTCGGTGACTTCGCCAACGGCGCTCAGGCGGTGATCGACCAGTTCCTGGCCGCCGGCGAGAGCAAGTGGCAGCGCCTGAGCGGCCTGACCCTGCTGCTGCCGCACGGCTACGAGGGCGCGGGCCCCGAGCACTCCAGCGCCCGTCTGGAGCGTTACCTGCAGCTGTGCGCGCAGAAGAACATGCAGGTCGTGGTGCCCAGCAGCTCGGCTCAGATCTTCCATCTGCTGCGCCGTCAGGTGCTGCGCCCCTACCGCAAGCCGCTGATCGTGATGACCCCCAAGAACCTGCTGCGCAACAAGCGCGCCATGAGCCCGCTGACTGATCTGGCCGAGGGCCGCTTTCACGAGGTCATCGGCGACGCCGAGGTCACCCGCGCCCGGCGCGTGGTCATCAGCAGCGGCAAGCTGCACTGGGATCTGGTGGAGGCCCGCGACACCGACGCAGAAGGCTACGCCGGTACCGCGCTGATCCGCCTGGAGCAGCTCTACCCCTTCCCGGGGCAGCAGTTGCGCGCTGAGCTGGCCAAGCATCCCGGCGCCCAGGTGATCTGGGCCCAGGAAGAGCCCGAGAACCAGGGAGCCTGGCTGATGATCTGGGAGGACCTGGAAAAATCCCTGCAGGAAGGCCAGAAGCTGGGCTGGGCTACCCGCCCGCGCAGTGCCAGCACCGCCGCCGGCTACACCAGCGTGCACCTCAAGGAGCAGGCCGCTGTCATCAGCGCCGCACTCGGCGAGAAAATCACTCCTCTGGAGGAAGCCAAGTCGGCGCCCAACGCGGGTGTCCAGAGCTAA
- the odhB gene encoding 2-oxoglutarate dehydrogenase complex dihydrolipoyllysine-residue succinyltransferase, which produces MADIKVPVFSESVSEGTLLTWHKKPGDAIKRGEVLAEIETDKVVLEVTALQDGVLTSIAKNEGDTVLSEELLGTVGEAGSAPAPAAAQSADPASGAVVGQASAGGTATTPDTTDLGNEATRRDDLSPAVRKIVAESGLNPAQIPATGPRGNITKEDAVVAAQGGLTYQGPQSAAQPASMQASAPAAQAPAQAQPAVAVPGGPRPEQRVPMTRIRQRISERLKDVQNTAAILTTFNEVNMKPSMDLRKKYQDQFVAKHGTKLGFMSLFVRAATEALKAFPVVNASVEGKDIIYHGYYDIGIAVASDRGLVVPILRDTDQMSLAGIEKEIAGFAAKAKSGKLTMEDMSGGTFSITNGGTFGSMMSTPIINAPQSAILGMHNIIERPIAQNGQVVIAPMMYIALSYDHRIIDGKEAVQFLAMVKNLLEDPARMLLEL; this is translated from the coding sequence ATGGCGGACATCAAGGTTCCAGTTTTTTCCGAGTCGGTAAGCGAGGGTACGCTGCTGACATGGCACAAGAAACCCGGCGACGCGATCAAGCGCGGCGAGGTTCTCGCCGAGATTGAGACCGACAAGGTCGTGCTGGAAGTGACCGCGCTGCAAGACGGTGTGCTGACCAGTATCGCCAAGAACGAGGGCGACACGGTCCTCAGCGAGGAATTGCTGGGCACGGTCGGTGAAGCCGGAAGCGCACCTGCCCCAGCAGCGGCCCAGTCGGCTGATCCGGCCAGCGGCGCAGTGGTGGGCCAGGCCAGCGCCGGTGGCACCGCCACCACCCCCGACACCACGGATCTGGGCAACGAGGCGACGCGACGCGACGACCTGTCTCCTGCCGTGCGCAAGATTGTCGCGGAAAGCGGGTTGAACCCCGCGCAGATTCCCGCAACCGGTCCCAGGGGCAACATCACCAAGGAAGACGCCGTCGTTGCGGCCCAGGGCGGCCTGACGTACCAGGGCCCCCAGAGCGCCGCGCAGCCCGCGAGCATGCAGGCGTCTGCTCCGGCAGCCCAGGCCCCCGCGCAGGCCCAGCCCGCTGTGGCTGTCCCCGGCGGCCCCCGTCCCGAGCAGCGCGTTCCCATGACGCGCATCCGCCAGCGCATCAGCGAGCGCCTCAAGGACGTGCAGAACACGGCCGCGATTCTCACGACCTTCAACGAAGTCAACATGAAGCCGTCGATGGACCTTCGCAAGAAGTACCAGGACCAGTTCGTTGCCAAACACGGCACCAAGCTGGGCTTCATGAGCCTGTTCGTGCGCGCTGCCACCGAGGCCCTCAAGGCCTTCCCGGTGGTCAATGCCAGCGTTGAGGGCAAGGACATCATCTACCACGGCTACTACGACATCGGCATTGCCGTGGCCTCTGACCGTGGTCTGGTGGTGCCTATCCTGCGTGACACCGACCAGATGAGCCTGGCGGGGATCGAGAAGGAAATCGCCGGATTTGCCGCCAAAGCCAAGAGCGGCAAGCTGACCATGGAAGACATGAGCGGCGGGACCTTCAGCATTACCAACGGCGGGACCTTCGGCAGCATGATGAGCACCCCCATCATCAACGCGCCGCAAAGTGCGATTCTGGGCATGCACAACATCATCGAGCGCCCGATTGCCCAGAACGGGCAGGTCGTGATCGCGCCCATGATGTACATCGCCCTGAGCTATGACCACCGCATCATTGACGGCAAGGAAGCGGTGCAGTTCCTCGCCATGGTCAAGAATCTGCTGGAAGACCCGGCCCGCATGCTCCTGGAACTCTGA
- a CDS encoding MBL fold metallo-hydrolase, producing MTAPLSTPAPRLTRTVTSGGARIYTLTVRAFEGLSVNVFVVVRGSPAQPDYVALVDTGSGLSISTEGLTGLAAIRDTWGEACSWRTLDRIVVTHAHPDHAGGLPFVRTLTDAPVAAHVRGVPVLQDPEGYRDSMRPRLEAYRTWLGVPADSPYGVRLGNRTRNLMLPSGVPVHTALEDGDVLDGIFQVVYTPGHEGSQICLQLDDMLLSADHLLPRNSPPLLPAWVHPGGGLQAYLESLDRTEALTGVRLALGGHDEPMPDWRGRIQALRERYAEKLQAVVNAADTPSSVLELTERVSRMNTRQALLLLDQTGALAEFLAAEGQVQETRGEAGEALFQRT from the coding sequence GTGACGGCTCCCCTTTCCACCCCCGCTCCCCGGTTGACGCGGACGGTCACGTCCGGTGGAGCGCGAATATACACGCTGACGGTCCGGGCTTTCGAAGGCCTCAGCGTGAACGTGTTCGTGGTGGTGCGGGGCAGCCCGGCGCAGCCGGACTACGTGGCTCTGGTGGATACAGGCAGCGGTCTGAGCATCAGCACCGAAGGCCTGACGGGCCTGGCTGCCATCCGGGACACCTGGGGTGAGGCCTGCTCCTGGCGGACCCTTGACCGTATCGTGGTCACTCACGCTCACCCCGACCATGCTGGAGGTCTGCCGTTCGTACGAACCCTGACGGACGCGCCGGTTGCCGCCCACGTACGTGGCGTGCCGGTCCTGCAGGACCCGGAAGGCTACCGCGACAGCATGCGTCCGCGCCTGGAGGCTTACCGCACCTGGCTGGGGGTGCCAGCAGACAGCCCTTATGGTGTCCGGCTGGGGAACCGCACCCGCAACCTGATGCTGCCTTCGGGGGTGCCGGTCCATACGGCTCTGGAAGACGGCGATGTGCTGGACGGCATCTTTCAGGTGGTGTACACCCCGGGCCACGAAGGCAGCCAGATCTGCCTGCAACTTGATGACATGCTGCTCAGCGCCGATCATCTGCTGCCGCGCAACTCGCCACCGCTGCTTCCGGCCTGGGTGCATCCGGGCGGTGGCCTGCAGGCCTATCTGGAGTCGCTGGACAGGACCGAGGCGTTGACCGGTGTGCGTCTGGCCCTGGGGGGACATGACGAGCCCATGCCAGACTGGCGCGGCCGGATTCAGGCACTCCGGGAACGGTATGCCGAGAAGCTGCAGGCCGTCGTCAACGCGGCAGATACTCCCAGCAGCGTCCTGGAGCTCACTGAGCGCGTCAGCCGCATGAACACCCGGCAGGCCCTGCTGCTGCTGGACCAGACCGGCGCTCTGGCGGAGTTCCTGGCGGCGGAGGGTCAGGTACAGGAAACGCGCGGAGAGGCCGGGGAAGCCCTGTTTCAGCGAACCTGA
- a CDS encoding alpha/beta fold hydrolase: MTSLPEYLQIGGQQLEFSWHGPPPSQAPTLVFLHEGLGSVKLWRDFPQALAQATGCGALVYSRAGYGNSSAVPLPRPVTYLHHEAQEVLPQVLAQCEVREFVLVGHSDGGSIALIYAGSVAHPGLLGVITEAAHVFVEDVTVRGVQAAREAYLSGDLRARLARHHAQVDVAFSGWNDTWLSPSFRDWNLEKFLPGIQVPLLVLQGEDDEYGTPKQVQAIVSQVSGPAEGHLLPGCGHTPHREAREAVLHAMTAFMQQLVPGS, from the coding sequence GTGACTTCTTTGCCTGAATACCTCCAGATCGGCGGCCAGCAACTGGAGTTCAGCTGGCACGGACCGCCGCCTTCGCAGGCGCCGACGCTGGTGTTTTTGCATGAAGGCCTGGGGAGTGTGAAGCTCTGGCGCGACTTTCCGCAGGCTTTGGCGCAGGCCACCGGCTGCGGGGCCCTGGTCTACAGCCGGGCCGGGTATGGAAACAGCAGCGCTGTCCCGCTGCCACGCCCGGTCACCTACCTGCATCACGAGGCGCAGGAGGTTCTGCCTCAGGTGCTGGCACAGTGTGAAGTGCGGGAGTTTGTGCTGGTGGGCCACTCGGACGGCGGCAGTATCGCCCTGATCTACGCAGGCAGCGTCGCCCACCCGGGCCTGCTTGGCGTCATCACCGAAGCGGCCCATGTTTTCGTGGAAGACGTCACCGTGCGCGGCGTGCAGGCAGCCCGCGAGGCTTACCTGTCGGGTGATCTGCGCGCCCGGCTGGCCCGGCATCATGCGCAGGTGGACGTTGCTTTCAGCGGCTGGAACGACACCTGGCTTTCTCCGAGCTTCCGCGACTGGAATCTGGAAAAATTTCTGCCGGGCATCCAGGTGCCTCTCCTGGTCCTGCAGGGGGAGGATGACGAGTACGGCACCCCAAAGCAGGTCCAGGCCATCGTGTCGCAGGTCTCCGGTCCGGCCGAGGGTCACCTGCTGCCCGGCTGCGGCCATACTCCGCACCGTGAGGCGCGCGAAGCCGTGCTCCATGCAATGACGGCATTTATGCAGCAACTCGTGCCGGGGTCTTGA